The following are encoded together in the Phenylobacterium sp. NIBR 498073 genome:
- a CDS encoding protein usg gives MAVSADFQRQLAGYGLTTAEILYRMPDHPALLQTYLWQEYDLYPQFPNLHRFLDFWSHRLDGVLHTITVAHRELIRPAEFRIAQDVCKLH, from the coding sequence ATGGCCGTCAGCGCCGACTTCCAACGTCAACTCGCAGGGTACGGTCTGACCACGGCCGAGATCCTCTACCGGATGCCGGACCACCCCGCCCTGCTCCAGACCTACCTCTGGCAGGAATACGACCTCTATCCGCAGTTCCCGAACCTGCACCGGTTCCTCGACTTCTGGAGCCACCGGCTGGACGGGGTGCTCCACACCATCACAGTCGCGCATCGAGAACTGATCCGCCCCGCCGAATTCCGCATCGCCCAGGACGTCTGCAAGCTGCACTAG
- a CDS encoding DUF5367 family protein has protein sequence MDRGELAGLATEDVAEAQSKGALHLYAWFAARGTFVWAVSTLVLRLLPSAWVDRPAWTLLITGVISGSGLVVATLLFLRKIEQRHRLAALVSFVAPQMVLDAGVTVFFTRVLPNFPPDHAPLFGAFVLWAYAVMLTTAVIATRPRPS, from the coding sequence ATGGACCGGGGCGAGTTGGCGGGACTGGCGACCGAAGACGTGGCGGAGGCGCAGAGCAAGGGCGCCCTGCACCTCTACGCCTGGTTTGCGGCCCGCGGGACGTTCGTCTGGGCGGTGTCGACGCTGGTGCTTCGGCTGCTGCCCAGCGCGTGGGTCGACCGACCCGCCTGGACGCTGCTGATCACGGGGGTGATCTCCGGTTCGGGACTGGTGGTCGCCACCTTGCTGTTCCTGCGCAAGATAGAACAGCGGCATCGGCTGGCGGCCCTGGTTTCATTCGTGGCGCCGCAGATGGTGTTGGATGCGGGGGTGACGGTGTTCTTCACCCGGGTTCTGCCGAACTTCCCGCCCGATCATGCGCCTTTGTTCGGGGCCTTCGTGCTCTGGGCCTATGCGGTGATGTTGACCACCGCGGTGATCGCCACGCGGCCAAGGCCCAGCTGA
- the rpoB gene encoding DNA-directed RNA polymerase subunit beta yields the protein MAQSFTGKKRIRKSFGRIPEAVQMPNLIEVQRSSYEQFLQREVRPADRRDEGVEAVFKSVFPIKDFNERAVLEYVSYEFEEPKYDVEECVQRDMTFAAPLKVKLRLIVFETDEETGARSVKDIKEQDVYMGDIPLMTEKGTFIVNGTQRVIVSQMHRSPGVFFDHDKGKTHASGKLLFAARVIPYRGSWLDFEFDAKDIVYVRIDRRRKLPATTFLMGLGMDGEEILSTFYDTVTYEKRGTGWAAPYKAERWRGAKPDYPLIDADTGEEVAPAGQKISARNAKKFADGGLKTLLLAPEALYGRYLAGDLVNFETGEIYAEAGDELDAALLTALEEQGFDKLDILDVDEATVGAYIRNTLRVDKNNSREDALFDIYRVMRPGEPPTVEAAEAMFKSLFFDSERYDLSSVGRVKMNMRLELDCPDDVRILRKEDVLAVLQTLVGLRDGKGEIDDIDNLGNRRVRSVGELLENQYRVGLLRMERAIKERMSSVDIDTVMPHDLINAKPAAAAVREFFGSSQLSQFMDQTNPLSEITHKRRLSALGPGGLTRERAGFEVRDVHPTHYGRICPIETPEGPNIGLINSLATHAVVNKYGFIESPYRRIKDGKTTEEVVYMSAMEEAKHVIAQANIKLDGGEIVEDLVPGRINGEPSLLPKDTVDLMDVSPKQVVSVAASLIPFLENDDANRALMGSNMQKQAVPLIQSDAPLVGTGMEAVVAVDSGAVVVARRTGVVEQIDGTRIVIRATEETDPTKAGVDIYRLQKFQRSNTSTCINQRPLVRVGDKVASGDVIADGPSTELGELALGRNTLVAFMPWNGYNFEDSILISERIVRDDIFTSIHLEEFEVMARDTKLGPEEITRDIPNVGEEALRNLDEAGIVAIGAEVQPGDILVGKVTPKGESPMTPEEKLLRAIFGEKASDVRDTSLRLPPGVAGTIVEVRVFNRHGVDKDERAMAIERAEIDRLGKDRDDEFAILNRNMTIRLRELLIGKTAVSGPKGLGRGEITADKLEEIAPGLWWQIAMDDEKAMGELEAMRRQFDEARKRLDRRFEDKVDKLQRGDELPPGVMKMVKVFVAVKRKLQPGDKMAGRHGNKGVISKILPIEDMPYLESGQHVDIVLNPLGVPSRMNVGQIFETHLGWAAAGLGKQIADLLEAWQNGGQKQALIDHLRQTYGVDQELPDREEELIELAKNLSKGVPFATPVFDGAHIDDIENLLESAGLARSGQSILYDGQTGEQFKRPVTVGYIYMLKLHHLVDDKIHARSIGPYSLVTQQPLGGKAQFGGQRFGEMEVWALEAYGAAYTLQEMLTVKSDDVAGRTKVYESIVRGDDTFEAGIPESFNVLVKEMRSLGLNVELENG from the coding sequence ATGGCGCAATCCTTCACTGGAAAGAAGCGGATCCGTAAGTCTTTCGGCCGCATCCCCGAAGCCGTGCAAATGCCGAACCTGATCGAGGTTCAGCGCTCCTCCTATGAACAGTTCCTGCAGCGCGAAGTGCGCCCGGCCGACCGCCGCGACGAGGGCGTCGAGGCGGTGTTCAAGTCGGTGTTCCCGATCAAGGACTTCAACGAGCGCGCCGTGCTCGAATACGTGTCCTACGAGTTCGAAGAGCCGAAGTACGACGTCGAGGAATGCGTCCAGCGCGACATGACCTTCGCCGCGCCGCTGAAGGTCAAGCTGCGCCTGATCGTGTTCGAGACCGACGAAGAGACCGGCGCCCGCTCCGTGAAGGACATCAAGGAGCAGGACGTCTACATGGGCGACATCCCGCTCATGACCGAGAAGGGCACCTTTATCGTCAACGGCACGCAGCGGGTCATCGTCTCGCAGATGCACCGTTCGCCGGGCGTGTTCTTCGACCACGACAAGGGCAAGACCCACGCGTCGGGCAAGCTGCTGTTCGCCGCCCGCGTGATCCCGTACCGCGGCTCGTGGCTCGACTTCGAGTTCGACGCCAAGGACATCGTCTACGTCCGCATCGACCGTCGCCGTAAGCTGCCGGCCACGACCTTCCTGATGGGCCTGGGGATGGACGGCGAGGAAATCCTCTCGACATTCTATGATACCGTCACCTACGAGAAGCGCGGAACCGGCTGGGCCGCTCCGTACAAGGCCGAGCGTTGGCGCGGCGCCAAGCCGGACTACCCCCTGATCGACGCCGACACGGGCGAAGAAGTGGCGCCGGCCGGCCAGAAGATCTCGGCCCGCAACGCCAAGAAGTTCGCCGACGGCGGTCTGAAGACCCTGCTGCTGGCCCCCGAGGCGCTCTATGGCCGCTACCTGGCCGGCGACCTGGTCAACTTCGAGACCGGCGAAATCTACGCCGAAGCCGGCGACGAGCTGGACGCGGCGCTGCTGACCGCGCTCGAGGAGCAGGGCTTCGACAAGCTCGACATCCTCGACGTCGACGAAGCCACGGTCGGCGCCTACATCCGCAACACCCTGCGCGTGGACAAGAACAACAGCCGTGAAGACGCGCTGTTCGACATCTACCGCGTGATGCGTCCGGGCGAGCCGCCGACGGTCGAAGCCGCCGAAGCCATGTTCAAGTCGCTGTTCTTCGACTCTGAGCGCTACGACCTTTCCTCGGTCGGCCGCGTGAAGATGAACATGCGCCTGGAGCTCGACTGCCCGGACGACGTGCGCATCCTGCGCAAGGAAGACGTGCTGGCGGTGCTGCAGACCCTGGTCGGCCTGCGCGACGGCAAGGGCGAAATCGACGACATCGACAACCTGGGCAACCGCCGGGTGCGCTCGGTCGGCGAGCTGCTGGAGAACCAGTACCGCGTCGGCCTGCTGCGCATGGAGCGGGCGATCAAGGAGCGCATGTCGAGCGTCGATATCGACACCGTCATGCCGCACGACCTGATCAATGCGAAGCCGGCGGCCGCCGCTGTCCGCGAGTTCTTCGGATCCTCGCAGCTCTCGCAGTTCATGGACCAGACCAACCCGCTGTCGGAAATCACCCACAAGCGTCGTCTCTCGGCGCTTGGCCCGGGCGGTCTGACCCGCGAGCGCGCCGGCTTCGAAGTCCGCGACGTGCACCCGACCCACTACGGCCGGATCTGCCCGATCGAGACGCCGGAAGGTCCGAACATCGGCCTGATCAACTCGCTGGCCACCCACGCGGTGGTCAACAAGTATGGCTTCATCGAGAGCCCGTACCGGCGGATCAAGGACGGCAAGACGACCGAAGAGGTCGTTTACATGTCGGCGATGGAAGAGGCCAAGCACGTCATCGCTCAGGCCAACATCAAGCTGGACGGCGGCGAGATCGTCGAGGACCTGGTCCCCGGCCGGATCAACGGCGAACCTTCGCTGCTGCCGAAAGACACCGTCGACCTGATGGACGTCTCGCCCAAGCAGGTCGTCTCGGTCGCCGCCTCGCTGATCCCGTTCCTTGAGAACGACGACGCCAACCGCGCCCTCATGGGCTCGAACATGCAGAAGCAGGCCGTGCCGCTCATCCAATCGGATGCGCCGCTGGTCGGCACCGGCATGGAAGCGGTCGTGGCCGTCGACTCCGGCGCCGTCGTGGTCGCCCGCCGCACCGGCGTGGTCGAGCAGATCGACGGCACCCGGATCGTCATCCGCGCCACGGAAGAGACCGACCCGACCAAGGCCGGCGTCGACATCTACCGCCTGCAGAAGTTCCAGCGTTCGAACACCTCGACCTGCATCAACCAGCGTCCGCTGGTGCGCGTGGGCGACAAGGTGGCCAGCGGCGACGTCATCGCCGACGGCCCGTCGACCGAGCTGGGCGAACTGGCGCTGGGCCGCAACACCCTCGTCGCGTTCATGCCGTGGAACGGCTACAACTTCGAGGACTCGATCCTGATCTCCGAGCGCATCGTGCGCGACGACATCTTCACCTCGATCCACCTCGAGGAGTTCGAGGTGATGGCCCGCGACACCAAGCTGGGTCCGGAAGAAATCACCCGCGACATCCCGAACGTCGGCGAGGAAGCCCTGCGCAACCTCGACGAGGCGGGCATCGTGGCGATCGGCGCCGAAGTCCAGCCGGGCGACATCCTGGTCGGCAAGGTCACGCCGAAGGGCGAAAGCCCGATGACGCCGGAAGAAAAGCTGCTGCGCGCCATCTTCGGTGAAAAGGCCTCCGACGTGCGCGACACGTCGCTGCGCCTGCCGCCGGGCGTGGCCGGCACGATCGTGGAAGTCCGCGTCTTCAACCGTCACGGTGTGGACAAGGACGAGCGCGCGATGGCCATCGAGCGCGCCGAGATCGACCGCCTGGGCAAGGACCGCGACGACGAGTTCGCGATCCTGAACCGCAACATGACCATCCGTCTGCGCGAACTGCTGATCGGCAAGACCGCCGTTTCGGGTCCGAAGGGCCTGGGCCGCGGCGAGATCACCGCCGACAAGCTGGAAGAGATCGCGCCGGGCCTGTGGTGGCAGATCGCCATGGACGACGAGAAGGCGATGGGCGAACTGGAGGCCATGCGCCGTCAGTTCGACGAGGCCCGTAAGCGCCTCGACCGTCGCTTCGAGGACAAGGTCGACAAGCTGCAGCGCGGCGACGAACTGCCCCCGGGCGTCATGAAGATGGTCAAGGTCTTCGTGGCCGTGAAGCGCAAGCTTCAGCCGGGCGACAAGATGGCCGGCCGTCACGGCAACAAGGGGGTCATCTCCAAGATCCTGCCGATCGAGGACATGCCCTACCTGGAAAGCGGCCAGCACGTGGACATCGTGCTGAACCCGCTGGGCGTGCCGTCGCGGATGAACGTCGGCCAGATCTTCGAAACTCACCTGGGATGGGCCGCTGCGGGCCTCGGCAAGCAGATCGCTGATCTGCTGGAAGCCTGGCAGAACGGCGGCCAGAAGCAGGCGCTGATCGACCATCTGCGCCAGACCTACGGCGTCGACCAGGAGCTTCCGGACAGGGAAGAGGAGCTGATCGAGCTGGCGAAGAACCTCAGCAAGGGCGTGCCCTTCGCGACTCCGGTCTTCGACGGCGCGCACATCGACGACATCGAGAACCTGCTCGAGTCGGCGGGCCTGGCGCGTTCGGGGCAGTCGATCCTGTACGACGGCCAGACCGGCGAGCAGTTCAAGCGTCCGGTCACGGTCGGCTACATCTACATGCTGAAGCTGCACCACCTGGTCGACGACAAGATCCACGCCCGTTCGATCGGCCCGTACTCGCTCGTCACCCAGCAGCCGCTGGGTGGTAAGGCGCAGTTCGGCGGTCAGCGCTTCGGGGAAATGGAAGTGTGGGCTCTGGAAGCCTACGGCGCGGCCTACACCCTGCAGGAAATGCTGACGGTGAAGTCCGACGACGTGGCCGGCCGGACCAAGGTCTACGAGTCCATCGTCCGCGGCGACGACACCTTCGAAGCCGGCATCCCCGAGAGCTTCAACGTGCTCGTGAAGGAAATGCGCTCGCTGGGTCTGAATGTGGAGCTGGAGAACGGCTAG
- the rplL gene encoding 50S ribosomal protein L7/L12 yields MSKLEKIVEELSALTVLEAAELSKLLEDKWGVSAAAPVAVAAVGGAAAPAEAAEEQTEFTVVLTAGGDKKINVIKEVRGVRPDLGLKEAKDLVEGAPQNVVENVSKQVAEEIKKKLEEAGATVQVK; encoded by the coding sequence ATGTCGAAGCTTGAAAAGATCGTCGAAGAACTGTCGGCCCTGACCGTTCTGGAAGCCGCTGAACTCTCGAAGCTGCTGGAAGACAAGTGGGGCGTCTCGGCCGCCGCTCCGGTCGCCGTCGCCGCCGTTGGCGGCGCCGCCGCTCCGGCCGAAGCTGCTGAAGAGCAAACCGAGTTCACCGTTGTTCTGACCGCCGGTGGCGACAAGAAGATCAACGTGATCAAGGAAGTCCGCGGCGTCCGTCCGGACCTCGGCCTGAAGGAAGCCAAGGACCTGGTCGAAGGCGCTCCGCAGAACGTCGTCGAGAACGTCTCGAAGCAAGTTGCCGAAGAGATCAAGAAGAAGCTCGAAGAAGCCGGCGCCACCGTCCAAGTTAAGTAA
- the rpoC gene encoding DNA-directed RNA polymerase subunit beta', translated as MNQEVLNIFNPVQAAPTFDRIRIALASPEKIRSWSFGEIKKPETINYRTFKPERDGLFCARIFGPTKDYECLCGKYKRMKYKGIICEKCGVEVTLARVRRERMGHIELASPVAHIWFLKSLPSRISMMLDMALKDIERVLYFEYYIVTEPGLTPLKQHQLLSEDDYMRAQDEYGDDSFTAEIGAEAVQGLLRAIDLPKEADRLREELLTITSEMKLKKTSKRLKLIESFIESGNKAEWMILSVVPVIPPELRPLVPLDGGRFATSDLNDLYRRVINRNNRLKRLIELRAPDIIIRNEKRMLQEAVDALFDNGRRGRVITGANKRPLKSLADMLKGKQGRFRQNLLGKRVDYSGRSVIVVGPELKLHECGLPKKMALELFKPFIYARLDAKGLSGTVKQSKRMVEREQPAVWDILDEVIREHPVLLNRAPTLHRLGIQAFEPKLIEGKAIQLHPLVCAAFNADFDGDQMAVHVPLSLEAQLEARVLMMSTNNILSPANGRPIIVPSQDIVLGLYYLSLAKDNEPGEGKLFADLGEIDAALDAKVVTLHTKIKARHSEMNAEGELVRKVIDTTPGRMKISALFPHHPAVGHRLLEKNLTKKEIGNLIDTVYRHCGQKATVIFADQIMALGFKEAAKAGISFGKDDIIIPERKAPIVEQTRKLVEEYEQQYADGLITKGEKYNKVVDAWAKATDRVADEMMLEISTAEKDENGREKEINSIFMMANSGARGSQAQMKQLGGMRGLMAKPSGEIIETPIISNFKEGLSVQEYFNSTHGARKGLADTALKTANSGYLTRRLVDVAQDCIINEEDCGTTRGITLRAVVEGGDVLVSLGTRILGRFAAEDVKDPGTGEVIVPADSYFDENMCEVVEAAGVQSIKVRSVLTCEAKVGVCGACYGRDLARGTPVNIGEAVGVIAAQSIGEPGTQLTMRTFHIGGTAQVAEQSFFETGNEGVARIVGGMTVQAPDGDFVVLSRNLQIIVQVDGKDRESYKPPYGTRLKVKDGDKVKRGQRLAEWDPYSNPIISEVGGRVRFEDLVENVSVREEADEATGISNRVVIDWRASTKGGDLRPAMAVLDADGSYKRISNGGEARYLLPVGAILSVGDGDEIKPGEVLARVSTESAKTRDITGGLPRVAELFEARRPKDCAVIAEMDGRVEFGRDYKNKRRIKITPEDGGEPVEFLIPKGKHIAVHDGDIIRKGEYLIDGNPDPHDILRILGIEALAEFLVDEIQDVYRLQGVPINDKHIETIVRQMLQKAEILEPGDTGLLKGDHLDLTEINEENAKAEARGGRPALTQPVLLGITKASLQTRSFISAASFQETTRVLTEASVQGKSDTLEGLKENVIVGRLIPAGTGSYLRNLQRIATKRDEALAASREEAMEPLPEVIAVDAEAEKVEN; from the coding sequence ATGAACCAGGAAGTCCTGAATATCTTCAACCCGGTCCAGGCCGCTCCGACCTTCGACCGCATCCGTATCGCCCTGGCCTCGCCGGAAAAGATCCGCTCGTGGTCGTTCGGCGAGATCAAGAAGCCCGAGACCATCAACTACCGGACCTTCAAGCCGGAACGCGATGGCTTGTTCTGCGCCCGTATCTTTGGCCCGACCAAGGACTACGAATGCCTGTGCGGCAAGTACAAGCGCATGAAGTACAAGGGCATTATCTGTGAAAAGTGCGGCGTCGAGGTCACCCTCGCGCGCGTCCGCCGCGAGCGGATGGGCCACATCGAGCTGGCCTCGCCGGTCGCCCACATCTGGTTCCTGAAGTCGCTGCCGAGCCGCATCTCGATGATGCTCGACATGGCGCTGAAGGACATCGAGCGCGTCCTGTACTTCGAATACTACATCGTCACCGAGCCGGGCCTGACCCCGCTGAAGCAGCACCAGTTGCTGTCGGAAGACGACTACATGCGCGCCCAGGACGAGTACGGCGACGACAGCTTCACCGCCGAGATCGGCGCCGAGGCGGTCCAGGGACTGCTGCGGGCCATCGACCTGCCGAAGGAAGCCGACCGCCTGCGTGAGGAACTCCTCACGATCACCTCGGAAATGAAGCTCAAGAAGACGTCCAAGCGTCTGAAGCTGATCGAGAGCTTCATCGAGAGCGGCAACAAGGCCGAGTGGATGATCCTGTCGGTCGTGCCGGTGATCCCGCCGGAACTGCGTCCGCTGGTGCCGCTGGACGGCGGCCGCTTTGCGACCTCCGACCTGAACGACCTCTATCGCCGGGTCATCAACCGGAACAACCGCCTGAAGCGCCTCATCGAGCTGCGCGCCCCGGACATCATCATCCGCAACGAAAAGCGGATGCTGCAGGAAGCCGTGGACGCCCTGTTCGACAACGGCCGTCGCGGCCGCGTGATTACGGGCGCCAACAAGCGTCCGCTGAAGTCGCTGGCCGACATGCTGAAGGGCAAGCAGGGCCGCTTCCGCCAGAACCTGCTCGGCAAGCGCGTCGACTATTCGGGCCGTTCGGTCATCGTCGTCGGTCCGGAGCTGAAGCTGCACGAGTGCGGCCTGCCGAAGAAGATGGCGCTCGAGCTGTTCAAGCCGTTCATCTATGCGCGGTTGGACGCCAAGGGCCTGTCGGGCACCGTCAAGCAGTCCAAGCGCATGGTCGAGCGCGAGCAGCCGGCGGTCTGGGACATCCTGGACGAGGTGATCCGCGAGCACCCGGTTCTGCTGAACCGCGCGCCGACGCTTCACCGCCTGGGCATCCAGGCGTTCGAGCCGAAGCTGATCGAGGGCAAGGCCATCCAGCTGCACCCGCTGGTCTGCGCCGCGTTCAACGCCGACTTCGACGGCGACCAGATGGCCGTGCACGTCCCGCTGAGCCTCGAGGCCCAGCTGGAAGCGCGCGTCCTGATGATGTCGACCAACAACATCCTGTCGCCCGCCAACGGCCGCCCGATCATCGTGCCGTCGCAGGACATCGTGCTCGGCCTCTACTACCTGTCGCTGGCCAAGGATAACGAGCCGGGCGAGGGCAAGCTGTTCGCCGACCTGGGCGAGATCGACGCGGCCCTCGACGCCAAGGTCGTGACGCTGCACACCAAGATCAAAGCCCGTCACTCGGAAATGAACGCTGAGGGCGAGCTGGTCCGCAAGGTGATCGATACGACGCCTGGTCGTATGAAGATTTCGGCGCTGTTCCCGCACCACCCGGCGGTCGGCCATCGTCTTCTTGAGAAGAACCTGACCAAGAAGGAAATCGGCAATCTGATCGATACCGTCTACCGCCACTGCGGTCAGAAGGCGACGGTCATCTTCGCCGACCAGATCATGGCGCTGGGCTTCAAGGAAGCGGCCAAGGCCGGCATCTCCTTCGGCAAGGATGACATCATCATCCCCGAGCGGAAGGCGCCGATCGTCGAGCAGACCCGCAAGCTGGTCGAAGAGTACGAGCAGCAATACGCCGACGGCCTGATCACCAAGGGCGAGAAGTACAACAAGGTCGTTGACGCGTGGGCCAAGGCCACCGACCGCGTCGCCGACGAGATGATGTTGGAAATCTCGACCGCCGAGAAGGACGAGAATGGCCGCGAAAAGGAGATCAACTCGATCTTCATGATGGCCAACTCCGGCGCCCGCGGTTCGCAGGCCCAGATGAAGCAGCTCGGCGGGATGCGCGGCCTGATGGCCAAGCCGTCCGGCGAGATCATCGAGACGCCGATCATCTCGAACTTCAAGGAAGGCCTGTCCGTTCAGGAGTACTTCAACTCCACCCACGGCGCCCGTAAGGGTCTGGCCGACACCGCGCTGAAGACCGCCAACTCGGGCTATCTGACGCGTCGTCTGGTCGACGTTGCGCAGGACTGCATCATCAACGAGGAAGACTGCGGCACGACCCGGGGCATCACCCTGCGCGCCGTCGTCGAGGGCGGCGACGTCCTGGTCTCGCTGGGCACCCGCATCCTGGGCCGCTTCGCGGCCGAGGACGTCAAGGACCCGGGCACCGGTGAAGTGATCGTGCCGGCCGACAGCTATTTCGACGAGAACATGTGCGAGGTCGTCGAGGCGGCCGGCGTGCAGTCGATCAAGGTGCGCTCGGTCCTGACCTGCGAAGCCAAGGTCGGCGTCTGCGGCGCCTGCTACGGCCGCGACCTGGCCCGCGGGACCCCGGTCAACATCGGTGAAGCGGTCGGCGTTATCGCCGCCCAGTCCATCGGCGAGCCGGGCACCCAGCTGACCATGCGGACCTTCCACATCGGCGGCACGGCCCAGGTGGCCGAGCAGTCGTTCTTCGAAACCGGCAACGAAGGTGTGGCGCGGATCGTGGGCGGCATGACCGTCCAGGCTCCGGACGGCGACTTCGTGGTTCTGAGCCGCAACCTGCAGATCATCGTCCAGGTCGACGGCAAGGACCGCGAGTCCTACAAGCCGCCGTACGGCACGCGCCTGAAGGTCAAGGACGGCGACAAGGTCAAGCGCGGCCAGCGCCTGGCCGAATGGGACCCCTACTCGAACCCGATCATCTCGGAAGTGGGCGGTCGCGTCCGTTTCGAGGACCTGGTCGAGAACGTCTCGGTCCGCGAAGAAGCCGACGAAGCCACCGGCATCTCGAACCGCGTGGTCATCGACTGGCGCGCCTCGACCAAGGGCGGCGACCTGCGTCCGGCCATGGCCGTGCTCGACGCCGATGGTTCCTACAAGCGCATCTCCAACGGCGGCGAGGCCCGTTACCTCCTGCCCGTCGGCGCCATCCTCTCGGTTGGCGACGGCGACGAGATCAAGCCGGGTGAAGTCCTGGCCCGCGTCTCGACGGAAAGCGCCAAGACCCGCGACATCACCGGCGGTCTGCCGCGCGTCGCCGAGCTCTTCGAAGCCCGCCGTCCGAAGGACTGCGCGGTCATCGCCGAGATGGACGGCCGCGTCGAATTCGGTCGGGACTACAAGAACAAGCGCCGGATCAAGATCACCCCCGAGGATGGTGGCGAGCCGGTCGAGTTCTTGATCCCGAAGGGCAAGCACATCGCGGTCCATGATGGCGACATCATCCGCAAGGGCGAGTACCTGATCGACGGCAACCCCGATCCGCACGACATCCTGCGCATCCTGGGCATCGAGGCCCTGGCCGAGTTCCTCGTGGACGAAATCCAGGACGTCTATCGACTGCAGGGCGTGCCGATCAACGACAAGCACATCGAGACGATCGTTCGTCAGATGCTGCAGAAGGCGGAGATCCTCGAGCCTGGCGACACCGGCCTGCTGAAGGGCGACCACCTCGATCTCACCGAGATCAACGAGGAGAACGCCAAGGCCGAAGCCCGCGGCGGTCGTCCGGCGCTTACCCAGCCGGTCCTGCTCGGCATCACCAAGGCGTCGCTGCAGACCCGCAGCTTCATCTCGGCGGCGTCGTTCCAGGAAACCACCCGCGTCCTCACCGAGGCGTCCGTCCAGGGTAAGAGCGACACCCTGGAAGGCCTGAAGGAGAACGTGATCGTGGGCCGCCTGATCCCGGCCGGCACCGGTTCGTACCTGCGCAACCTGCAGCGCATCGCCACCAAGCGCGACGAGGCCCTGGCGGCCAGCCGCGAAGAGGCGATGGAGCCGCTGCCGGAGGTCATCGCCGTCGATGCGGAGGCCGAGAAGGTCGAGAACTAA
- a CDS encoding enoyl-CoA hydratase-related protein produces the protein MDLKTTRYEIVEGGVAVITLSRPKRRNAWTGRMHTEYRWLLSEADADKAVRVIVVTGDPEGQAFCAGADLGALEGHSEKGRYDPGTSDDIARPGFGVDPNFDAAFAYHFGVGKPIIAAINGAAAGIGLVLAAFADLRFAVKGAKFTAAHGRFNFPAEFGLSWVLPRIVGLTHANDILLSSRTFTSDEADRMGFLNRLTEAEALMPAALDYARAMAATVAPGSARETKRQIYRDLHRDAAAAVGEAERLLETMIKAPDYKEGVKAWMEKRPAQWTG, from the coding sequence ATGGACCTGAAGACGACGCGATACGAGATCGTCGAGGGCGGCGTCGCCGTCATCACGCTGAGCCGGCCCAAGCGGCGCAACGCCTGGACCGGGCGGATGCACACCGAGTACCGCTGGCTGCTGAGCGAGGCGGACGCCGACAAGGCGGTGCGGGTGATCGTGGTGACCGGCGATCCGGAAGGCCAGGCGTTCTGCGCCGGGGCCGATCTCGGGGCGTTGGAAGGTCATTCGGAAAAGGGCCGCTACGACCCCGGCACCAGCGACGACATCGCCCGACCGGGCTTCGGCGTCGATCCGAACTTCGACGCGGCGTTCGCCTACCACTTCGGGGTCGGCAAGCCGATCATCGCGGCGATCAACGGGGCGGCGGCGGGGATCGGGCTGGTGCTGGCCGCCTTCGCCGATCTGCGGTTCGCCGTGAAGGGCGCCAAGTTCACCGCCGCGCACGGGCGCTTCAACTTTCCGGCGGAGTTCGGCCTCTCCTGGGTGCTGCCGCGGATCGTCGGCCTGACCCATGCCAATGACATCCTGCTGTCGAGCCGGACGTTCACCTCCGACGAGGCCGACCGCATGGGCTTCCTCAACCGGCTGACCGAGGCCGAGGCGCTGATGCCGGCGGCGCTCGACTACGCTCGCGCCATGGCCGCCACCGTCGCGCCCGGATCGGCGCGCGAAACCAAGCGGCAGATCTACCGCGACCTGCACCGCGACGCCGCCGCGGCGGTGGGCGAAGCCGAGCGGCTGCTGGAGACGATGATCAAGGCCCCCGACTACAAGGAGGGCGTCAAGGCCTGGATGGAGAAGCGTCCGGCGCAGTGGACCGGCTGA
- the rplJ gene encoding 50S ribosomal protein L10, with protein MDRAQKQESIETLKGVFADAGAVVVTHNLGLTVAEMTDLRLRLRKEGAALKVVKNTLAQKALDGSIGEAGDALFTGPVAIAYASDPVTAAKITSEFAKGNDKFAIVGGFMGTEVLDQKAVAALATLPSLDQLRGKIIGLLQAPATKVAGVLQAPAGQLARVMGAYAAKDAA; from the coding sequence ATGGACCGCGCTCAAAAGCAGGAGTCGATCGAGACGCTTAAGGGCGTCTTCGCCGACGCCGGCGCCGTGGTCGTGACCCACAACCTGGGTCTGACCGTTGCGGAAATGACTGATCTTCGCCTCCGCCTCCGCAAGGAAGGCGCGGCGCTGAAGGTGGTGAAGAACACCCTGGCTCAAAAGGCCCTGGACGGCTCGATCGGTGAAGCGGGCGACGCCCTGTTCACCGGCCCGGTCGCCATCGCCTATGCGTCGGACCCCGTCACCGCCGCCAAGATCACCAGCGAATTCGCCAAGGGGAACGACAAGTTCGCCATCGTCGGCGGGTTCATGGGGACCGAGGTCCTGGACCAAAAGGCTGTCGCCGCCCTGGCGACCCTGCCTTCGCTGGACCAGCTCCGTGGCAAGATCATCGGCCTTCTGCAAGCCCCGGCCACCAAGGTCGCCGGCGTCCTGCAGGCCCCGGCCGGTCAGCTGGCTCGCGTCATGGGCGCTTATGCCGCCAAAGACGCCGCCTGA